In Silvanigrella paludirubra, one DNA window encodes the following:
- a CDS encoding c-type cytochrome has translation MLLLKNFNKLLCIIIFLFFTSHISALTRDSIILEDSYFTENSKKLKIERFEAISPLYKIKKNYDGYYLKDIFKFKNIDILKLDVVTFEAKDGFKISIPASFINENNPFLSIRDTSLANGKNWEEVKDGGRIIDGGPYYLMWDLKKYKVPENYWAFGVVKILFQSFKETYGESIPENTSNKKIMQGFQIYQSSCSGCHSVNLVGGTLGLEMNVPKNFTEYLSKKFIISYSKSPSSYRANAKMPPQHFLTVNEINLVISYLEAMKFNKICNTDDSCQKITLKK, from the coding sequence ATGTTATTACTTAAAAATTTTAATAAACTTCTATGTATTATTATTTTTTTATTTTTTACAAGCCACATTTCAGCTCTCACAAGAGACAGTATTATATTAGAAGATTCTTACTTTACCGAAAATAGTAAAAAGTTAAAAATAGAGCGATTTGAAGCCATTTCACCTCTTTATAAAATAAAGAAAAATTATGATGGTTATTATTTAAAAGATATTTTTAAATTTAAAAATATTGATATTTTAAAATTAGATGTTGTCACTTTTGAAGCAAAAGATGGCTTTAAAATATCTATACCCGCTTCTTTTATAAATGAAAATAATCCTTTTTTATCTATTCGAGATACTTCATTAGCAAATGGTAAAAATTGGGAAGAAGTCAAAGATGGAGGCCGTATCATAGATGGGGGACCTTATTATTTAATGTGGGATTTAAAAAAATATAAAGTTCCTGAGAATTATTGGGCTTTTGGTGTTGTTAAAATATTATTTCAATCATTTAAAGAAACATATGGAGAAAGTATTCCTGAAAATACAAGTAATAAAAAAATAATGCAAGGTTTTCAAATATATCAATCAAGTTGTTCAGGGTGCCATTCTGTTAATTTAGTGGGAGGAACATTAGGTCTTGAAATGAATGTTCCTAAAAACTTTACTGAATATTTATCAAAAAAATTTATTATAAGTTACTCAAAATCACCATCATCATATAGAGCAAATGCAAAAATGCCTCCACAGCATTTTTTAACCGTAAATGAAATTAATTTAGTAATATCTTATTTAGAGGCAATGAAGTTTAATAAAATTTGCAATACAGATGATAGTTGCCAAAAAATAACATTAAAAAAATAA
- a CDS encoding lytic polysaccharide monooxygenase auxiliary activity family 9 protein: protein MNKLTVILFSNLISYSCFAHGTMEYPKSRVYNCFLENPEHPKSDACKNLVNTYGSEALYNWNGINQANANDNHRIVIPDGKLCSGNNLKFIGLDIPRNDWIATDLKNTNNEINFIFFASAKHSTKYFEFYITNKNYDSLNLLKWSDLELKPFCKITKPNTNGNRYQMNCPFPKVNPGKYVIYNIWQRDDSPEAFYTCIDVNILK, encoded by the coding sequence ATGAATAAATTAACTGTTATTTTATTTTCAAACCTTATATCTTACAGTTGTTTTGCACATGGAACAATGGAATATCCAAAAAGCCGAGTCTACAATTGTTTTTTAGAAAATCCTGAACATCCAAAATCAGATGCTTGCAAAAACCTAGTAAATACTTATGGCAGTGAAGCATTATACAATTGGAATGGAATCAATCAGGCAAATGCAAATGATAATCATAGAATTGTAATACCTGATGGAAAATTATGTAGTGGCAATAATTTAAAATTTATTGGCTTAGATATACCAAGAAATGATTGGATAGCGACAGACTTAAAAAATACAAATAATGAAATAAATTTTATATTTTTTGCCTCTGCAAAACATTCTACAAAATACTTTGAATTTTATATCACAAATAAAAATTATGATTCTTTAAATTTATTAAAATGGTCAGATTTAGAATTAAAACCATTTTGTAAGATTACGAAGCCAAATACAAATGGAAACAGATATCAAATGAATTGCCCTTTTCCTAAGGTAAATCCTGGTAAATATGTAATTTATAATATTTGGCAAAGAGATGATAGTCCAGAGGCTTTTTACACTTGTATTGATGTAAATATTCTAAAATAA